Sequence from the Ferrimicrobium sp. genome:
AGCGAGGCCGCCAGTTGCACCCGGATCTGCGCCTGCTGGAAGGACGGGAAGACGTCGATCATACGATCGATGGCCTGTGGAGCATCTTGGGTGTGTAAGGTAGCAAAGACCAAGTGCCCGGTCTCGGCAGCCGTAATCGCCGCAGCGATGGTCTCGAAGTCGCGCATCTCACCCACCATGATGACATCAGGGTCCTGGCGCAACACCTGACGCAGGGCGGTGGCAAACGCTTTGGTGTCGGTCCCAACCTCACGTTGGTTGACGATCGAGCTGCGATGCGAATGTAGGAATTCGATCGGATCCTCGATGGTCACGATGTGGCGTCGCTGGGTCCGATTGATCAGATCGATGATGGCTGCGAGGGTTGTCGACTTCCCCGAACCCGTCGGGCCGGTGACGAGCACAAGCCCCTTTGGAATCTCCGCAAACGTCTTGACCACCGGAGGCAACTCGAGGGTATCAAGCGGCGGAATCTCATGGGGAATGACGCGAAAGACCGCTCCGATGCTCGATCGCTGTCGAAACAGGTTTAGACGAAAGCGCCCCAGACCACGCAACGAGTACGCCAAATCCAGCTCCCAGGACTCCTCGAAGCGCTCACGCTGAGCTTGGGTGAGGATCGCATAGACACCGTCTCGGATACTCTCAGGATCGAGCTCTGGGAGGCCTTCAAGCTCGCGTAGCGCCCCATAGACGCGAATCAACGGTCGTGCACCAACTGAAAGATGGAGATCACTGCCACGAGCTGCGATCAGTTCACCTAACAGCGTGTCGATCGATATCCGATGAGAGGTCTCCAGCACCTGCCCTATCCTTCCTTGTCCGACGGCGTCTCAAATTCCCACTCAAATCAAAACCCGCAGTATCTCTTCTATCGATGTAATCCCATGCAATACTTGAGTGAGGCCCGCTTGACGAAGACTGACGAAGCCTTGGGCTCGTGCGATACGCGCAAGCTCTTCACTTGGCGCACGAGCTGCGATTGCACGCCCCATCGGCTCGGTGATCTCAAGTAGTTCATGCAACGCCACCCTCCCGTAATAACCGGTACGAGAACAGCGCTCGCATCCATTCGGTGCCGGATGAAACAAGGCAAGCGGCTCCTGTTGGATCGCCACGTCAAAGCCAAGTTCGCCGAGCTCGGTGGTCGTGATGGTCGAGGGAACTCGACAGTTCAGACACAGGCGACGCGCCAAGCGTTGGCCCACCACGGCGGTCAGGGCACTGGCGACCAGATAGGGTTCAACACCCATCTCAAAGAGGCGTGTCGGTGTCGAGAGCGCGTCATTGGTGTGAAGAGACGTGAGCACCAAGTGTCCGGTCAAGGCTGACTCGATTGCGATCTCAGCCGTCTCACGGTCGCGAATCTCACCCACGAGAATGATGTCAGGATCGGCCCGAAGAATCGAACGCAACGCAGAGGAGAAGGTAACACCAGCAGCTGGGTTTACCTGGATTTGCGCAATTCCACTAAGTTGATACTCCACCGGATCCTCCACTGTGATGACGTTCGTCTCAACTCGGTTGAGGCGATTGAGCGTGGCGTATAGTGTTGTGGACTTACCCGAACCAGTCGGTCCTGTGATGAGGATGGTCCCCCAAGGCTTGTCGGTGAGCCGATCATAGAGCCGTCGAACATCAGGCAAGAAGCCGAGTTCACCAAGGTCCAAGCGCGCCGTCCCGGTGTCAAGCACCCGAATGACCACTTTTTCACCGAGATAGGTCGGCAGCGTCGCCACCCGGAGATCCACCTTTTGCCCCTCGATGCCAACGCTGAAGCGACCGTCCTGTGGTCGACGACGTTCGGAGATGTCGAGTCCCGCGAGAATCTTGATGCGCGTCATCAGCTTGGCGTGCACGTTCACGTTGAGCCGTCCGACCTCATGGAGCACACCATCAATCCGAAA
This genomic interval carries:
- a CDS encoding type IV pilus twitching motility protein PilT produces the protein MSIDTLLGELIAARGSDLHLSVGARPLIRVYGALRELEGLPELDPESIRDGVYAILTQAQRERFEESWELDLAYSLRGLGRFRLNLFRQRSSIGAVFRVIPHEIPPLDTLELPPVVKTFAEIPKGLVLVTGPTGSGKSTTLAAIIDLINRTQRRHIVTIEDPIEFLHSHRSSIVNQREVGTDTKAFATALRQVLRQDPDVIMVGEMRDFETIAAAITAAETGHLVFATLHTQDAPQAIDRMIDVFPSFQQAQIRVQLAASLQAILTQQLIPRCDRPGRAVAVEVLVATSAVRNVVREAKSHQLYSIMQSSAQMGMQTMDSALLRLVKLGHISREAALLATTNQRELYDAMGGLGARNL
- the tadA gene encoding Flp pilus assembly complex ATPase component TadA, whose amino-acid sequence is MVMIEPGLERTFTTPELSSLARGLISAGLVDEQVLRQILETKGEQHSIIRALVEGRALDEVALCHFLAERYGVEELDLNGMSFDPTVIGLLPARAARRYLALPLREEASSIMVAMVDPTDIVAKDDLKTILRRDLHLVVVTYSQLLATIERSQLNLQAQFDRSEQAEQTQESSQPEVADVVEDGPIVSLVNQVISQAVLDRASDIHVEPINGAIRIRFRIDGVLHEVGRLNVNVHAKLMTRIKILAGLDISERRRPQDGRFSVGIEGQKVDLRVATLPTYLGEKVVIRVLDTGTARLDLGELGFLPDVRRLYDRLTDKPWGTILITGPTGSGKSTTLYATLNRLNRVETNVITVEDPVEYQLSGIAQIQVNPAAGVTFSSALRSILRADPDIILVGEIRDRETAEIAIESALTGHLVLTSLHTNDALSTPTRLFEMGVEPYLVASALTAVVGQRLARRLCLNCRVPSTITTTELGELGFDVAIQQEPLALFHPAPNGCERCSRTGYYGRVALHELLEITEPMGRAIAARAPSEELARIARAQGFVSLRQAGLTQVLHGITSIEEILRVLI